GGCTTCCGCAGGGCCACTGAGCCGCTCGTGGAGCAGCTCTTCGACCGGATGGCCTTCCGGCCAGCGATAGTGGACTTCACGGCGCTCGCGATGGTTGTAGGAGCCACAGGCTGCGGCGTTCCCAGCCCACACGCGCCACGCGCCGAGGGCGGCCATCACGTCGACGATCCCCCGTGGAACAACCTTGTGCTCGTTGGGGTAGAAGATCCGGAAGCGGGTACACCCGTCTTGGGGCGCCACCGTCTCCCACCACTCGACGTCGTCACCCCAACTGTCGAACATCGCGTCGTCTTCCCCGTACCCGACGGTTACGTCGTCGATTTCCGGGCCATTCGTAGTCGTCTCGTCAGTCTCGCCTTCGAGCAGCCGGAGGACGGCGTACCGTAGATACTCGTGTGCTGGATCGTCCGCCGACCGGGCGATCTGGTCGTGTTGTTCTGCAACCCGTTCCGCCTCATCGAGGACAGCGGATAGATACAGTTCACTCATGATTCGACGGAGGTCGGAATGCGCCTCCGCCCCTCGGCGGGCGCTGAAAAACTTAACCAACGAAACACTGTCTTACCGTCTGACCGTTGGTTAACAGTGAGAACCGCGTGTTCAGCCCTCTGCAACCGTGTCGATGATCTTCTGTGCGGTCGAACTGATCCGCCCGAGACGTTCCTGAATGCCCTCCGCATCGTCGCCCTGCCACGCGGCAAGATAGAACGCTGACCCGCTCGTATCCAGGTCGAAATACCGCCCGACGATGTACGCGACGGCTTCTGCCTCGACCTCACGTTTCGACCGCTCGGTCGCGTCGTCGACGTCGGAATGGAGCAGCGCGTGCGCGTACTCGTGGATGAGCGTCACGGCGAGATCGGCCTGATTCGGGCGGGCTTTCGCCTCGACGACTGGGTGAAGATCACGCTTACTCCGATATTTGCAGACACCCTTCGCGCTGCCGTGCTCCCAGTCGGCAGCGTCGACGATGCGAACCTCGACATCGAGATTGTCCGCCGCGCCGAGGAGCACGGGAACCAGGTCTTGGGCATCCCCCGTGGCCTCGGTTTCTAGCTCGGGTAGTGGTTCGCCCTCGGTCTGGGAGACGTCGAACACAGAGGTTGGCTTGAACCCGACCAGTCCGTTCGACCACTCGTCGGGCGGCGTCTCGTCGTACTCACAGTCGCTTTGCTCGTGGTAGCTCTGCGAGTTCTCGCATTCAGGACATTGCTTGGTGATGATCGGGGCCCAGATCCAGATGGCATCTTCACCTTCCTGGACGTGCCGGTCGAACTCGTTCCGCCAAGTGTTGTAGCCCGCGATTTTTGTCGCCTGGGGACACTGGAGGGTGATCAGGAGCGTGTTCCGATGGGAGTAGTCGTGGAACTGACTTTGGATGTCGAGCCACTCTTGGAACTCCTCACTGGCCTTCGCCTCGTCGACGTCTGCAACAAGGTCGTCTATCCAATTTTCGATGGTGCTGTGCATCTCGGCGTTCCGTGTGTCGGTCTCCTCAAAGGAGGCCGACGGGTCACTGGTCGTAGCCATAGGATTCACCGAATCGAGTTCACGGCAACTGCGTCAGTTCAGCACGCGCCGCACCCCTCGGGGGCGCACAATAAACGACGGTGCGACTGCGGGGTTTATCTCGGGGGTGCTATCGGGGCTGGGATTAACAATCAGTGCGACACTACCACCGAGAGGATGGGTCTCGTCGATGCACTTCGTGGGGTTGTTAGCACTCGCACGGCCACCACGTCCACCCTGTATGAGTGTCGCCACTGTGGCACGACTCTCTCGGCGGATACCGAGACGTGTCCCACCTGCGGTGGGGAGGATGTCGCTCGCTACCAGTTCTGAGGGGCTCTCGTTCCGTCTGCACAGCTTGTTGTCGAAAACGCTTCTGTCCGGTAGTGTCCGGCCAGGTACCCCACGGTGTGAATGGCAAAACTGCTTATCGGAGCGATTCCGTTTCGTCAGCGAAGCCGACCGTGACGAGATACTCGAGGAACGCATCGAACCGCTCGACGTCGCTCGGCGTGTCGGTCGCAATATGTCGCACCCACTCGATAGCCCACTGAAACGCGGGATCAGTTCCACCTTTTCCATGAATATACCACCAGCGAGCCGCCTTGAGGACGACCAGTGGGTTCGTCGGGGGCTGTTCGCTTGCTAAACCACGGGTGATCGACTCGATTTCTGCGGGTACGTCGGCTGGCTCGATCTCCCCGGACTGGGTGGTCGAGGTATCGATTGGAATCTCATCGACTGAAACGTCGTCTGCAGTTTGTTGCTGACTCACGGAAAGTCACCTCTGGACGAAGACTCACGAACGAGCCTCCGCCCTCTCCCGGGGCCCGAAAAACAGGTCGCGAAGTCACGCCGGCGGGATGTAGACGCTCTGCTCGCCGGCGATTTCCTCCAGGTTGTTCCGGTGACGGTGACTGAAGTAGCACTCGTAGCTGCAGTATCCACAGATTGCGCCGGTATCGTATTCGGCGACGTACGGGCCGCGGCGAGTTCGCCAGACGTTCGCCCCGCACTCGGAACAGGCGGCGCCCTCGAGATCGGCAGGACTCGGTCCCTCGTACTCGACGTTGAGCCCCTCGTCTTGCGGTGTCGATTCGGGCCAGATTCCGTGGGTCCTCCAAAACTCACGGACGCGGGCAAGGCTGTGGCGCACCGTCTTTCGTACGGTGACGTGGTCGGCGTCGCGACCGCTGTCGTCCCAGCCGTCGGCCGTCCAGAATTCACCGAACTGTGCGCCACGATGCAACCCGTTCCAGTCGACGCCCACGATGTCGGCTGGTGGCTCGTCGGTGAGTGTCGGTCTGGTTAACTGTCGAATGGCGTCGAGCTGCTTGGGCGGACTCCCGCCGAGGATGTGGACGCGCCGCCCTCTCCAATCGGCAGGGTCGGAGAACTCGTGGGCCAGGCGGTCGGCGTATCCCCGTGAATACCCGAGGACGAGGGTCTCGGGTATCGCGTCGATCACCGCCCGCGACTTCGGAACGACGATGAGCTCGGCCTCGGGATAGCTCGCTTGGATCTCACGAGCAGCAGCGACGTGGGCGTCGACGTCGTCGATTTCGTCGACGTCGCCGATGACCCCGACCTCTGGTTCGTACTCGAAGAAGCGGTCGACGAACCGCTCCAGATCGGGATTCCGGAAGTCGTTGTCGAGCATTCCAACGGGGATGCTGAGGTTCTGATACTGCGTCTCTTGATATCCACAGTCCTCCCGAAAGCCCGGAAGGAAACCGAGCTTATAGGCATCCAGGGTGAACGGCACTCGATGAAGGAACGCTATCTGGTCTGCTTGTCTGGCGGCAGCGATGTCGCTAGCCGTGCTGGAGTCTGTACTCAAATCGAGGGACATGAATGAACTCGCGAGGCCGCTGCTGGCCGCCCCGCGCCCCTTCAGGGGCTCAATAAACCGGGATACCCTCTATTAACCAACACTGTGCGCTTCAACTCGTGGAATGTTGGTTAAGAGCGGAGCTCACTCCTCATCCTCACGCAGCTCGTCGGCTTTCGACTTGAGGCGTCGCAGAATCTGTGGCCGATTCTGGTGGGCGTTCTCGTAGGCAACACACTCCTGAAGGGTCTCCATATCGTTGATCGTCACGATACCTGCGTTGATGAGTCGCGTATTCGGGGGCTCGAGCCGTTGTTCTGGTGAAAGCTCGCTTGCGTCAGCCGATTGAATATCTGGATTGCTCACTGGTGATCGCCTCCGCCACTACTGAGGCGACAAAAAACAGCCCTCTCCGTTACCCGTCTTCTTCCTTGGGTTGGATCTGACGAGCGTCCTCTGCGAGATCATGGATGTACTCCCGAAGAATCTCCATGTCCTCGCGAGCGTCTTCCATAGTCTTGCCTTTCGCTTTGGCCACGATTTTGTCCTGATCGCGGGTGCCAGTCCCGCGAGTAAGCTTCACGGTGAGGGAGACGCCGACGTCACTGCGTTCGACGTACTCCGTTCGTGTCGACTGTTCACTGGCTTTGGTCGATTCGTCATCTGCACGAGATGGTGGGGTGTGTTCTGACATGAGTTACTCTCGGTGATTAGGATTCAGATTGACGGTGCGACCGGCTCTCTGGATGTTTCGTGAAGGGCTGCGTCGATCTCGCGCCCGGTGAGTCGCCAGCGTTCACTGGACCCAGCGCAGTCCAGCTGGCTCACGACCTCGGTTTTGAATTCCTGGTAGTGATCGAGGGCGAACGCTTCGTCATCCGTGTAGTCGAGGAGGAGGGCGAGTGCGAGTTGGGCCGGCCCGCTGCCACCATATCCCCATTCGAAGCCCGAGGGACTGTGATCCGCCAGCTCGAGACTCCGCTCTGGCGTGAGCTGTTCTTGCTCCGATTGCTTCTCGACGATGGCATGGCCTCGACGACGGTAACCGACGTAGATGACGTCGGGATCAGCCGAGG
This sequence is a window from Halohasta litchfieldiae. Protein-coding genes within it:
- a CDS encoding DUF6610 family protein; this encodes MSLDLSTDSSTASDIAAARQADQIAFLHRVPFTLDAYKLGFLPGFREDCGYQETQYQNLSIPVGMLDNDFRNPDLERFVDRFFEYEPEVGVIGDVDEIDDVDAHVAAAREIQASYPEAELIVVPKSRAVIDAIPETLVLGYSRGYADRLAHEFSDPADWRGRRVHILGGSPPKQLDAIRQLTRPTLTDEPPADIVGVDWNGLHRGAQFGEFWTADGWDDSGRDADHVTVRKTVRHSLARVREFWRTHGIWPESTPQDEGLNVEYEGPSPADLEGAACSECGANVWRTRRGPYVAEYDTGAICGYCSYECYFSHRHRNNLEEIAGEQSVYIPPA
- a CDS encoding ImmA/IrrE family metallo-endopeptidase; amino-acid sequence: MATTSDPSASFEETDTRNAEMHSTIENWIDDLVADVDEAKASEEFQEWLDIQSQFHDYSHRNTLLITLQCPQATKIAGYNTWRNEFDRHVQEGEDAIWIWAPIITKQCPECENSQSYHEQSDCEYDETPPDEWSNGLVGFKPTSVFDVSQTEGEPLPELETEATGDAQDLVPVLLGAADNLDVEVRIVDAADWEHGSAKGVCKYRSKRDLHPVVEAKARPNQADLAVTLIHEYAHALLHSDVDDATERSKREVEAEAVAYIVGRYFDLDTSGSAFYLAAWQGDDAEGIQERLGRISSTAQKIIDTVAEG
- a CDS encoding DUF6166 domain-containing protein gives rise to the protein MSGISDPRSHVQSRTSADPDVIYVGYRRRGHAIVEKQSEQEQLTPERSLELADHSPSGFEWGYGGSGPAQLALALLLDYTDDEAFALDHYQEFKTEVVSQLDCAGSSERWRLTGREIDAALHETSREPVAPSI
- a CDS encoding DUF7389 domain-containing protein translates to MSEHTPPSRADDESTKASEQSTRTEYVERSDVGVSLTVKLTRGTGTRDQDKIVAKAKGKTMEDAREDMEILREYIHDLAEDARQIQPKEEDG